From a region of the Aigarchaeota archaeon genome:
- a CDS encoding cysteine desulfurase, which produces MNEVFEFGNKIRKDFPILKRLVKGKPFVYLDSAATTQKPVQVIEAIKNYYETLNANVHRGIYSIAEEATVAYEKAREKVARFINARSPREIIFTKNTTEAINLVMYSWGQSNVREGDVLLTTEMEHHSNLLPWQILSKSKRASLKLIGFDEEGFLKIEELDKYKNESVKLFAFTFASNVLGTINPVRELVKHAKDMGAITVVDAAQAVPHMPVDVQQLDCDFMAFSGHKMLGPMGIGVLYGKEELLEEMEPFMVGGEMVKSVDPISSEWDEIPWKFEAGTPNVEGAIGLAAAVDYLQQIGMHIVRRHEVKLTEYALDVLVCIDGITYYGPRSPEKRCGIVSFNLKGVHPHDVAMFLDNEGIAIRAGHHCAMLLHSKLGIIASARASFYIYNIPSEIDLLTSSLEKIKKILTE; this is translated from the coding sequence ATGAACGAGGTTTTTGAGTTTGGTAACAAGATAAGGAAAGACTTCCCGATATTAAAAAGATTAGTAAAGGGAAAACCTTTTGTGTACCTAGACTCTGCGGCAACGACACAGAAACCCGTACAAGTAATCGAAGCAATAAAAAACTACTATGAGACTCTTAACGCTAACGTTCATAGAGGGATTTACAGCATAGCTGAAGAGGCTACCGTCGCTTACGAAAAAGCGAGGGAAAAAGTAGCACGCTTCATAAACGCTAGAAGTCCTCGCGAAATCATATTTACCAAAAATACGACGGAGGCGATAAATCTCGTGATGTATAGCTGGGGACAGAGCAACGTAAGAGAAGGCGATGTATTATTAACAACTGAGATGGAACATCATAGCAACTTATTGCCATGGCAAATTTTATCTAAGTCGAAGAGGGCAAGTCTTAAGCTTATTGGTTTTGATGAGGAAGGTTTTCTGAAAATCGAGGAGCTTGATAAGTATAAAAACGAGAGCGTAAAGCTGTTTGCGTTCACGTTCGCGTCTAACGTTCTAGGGACGATTAATCCAGTACGTGAGCTTGTCAAGCACGCCAAAGACATGGGAGCGATAACAGTTGTCGACGCTGCCCAAGCTGTACCGCATATGCCAGTTGACGTGCAACAACTAGACTGCGATTTCATGGCATTCTCAGGACACAAGATGCTCGGCCCTATGGGCATTGGTGTATTGTACGGAAAAGAGGAATTGCTTGAAGAGATGGAACCTTTCATGGTGGGCGGTGAGATGGTTAAGAGCGTGGACCCTATAAGTTCTGAGTGGGACGAAATACCCTGGAAGTTTGAAGCAGGTACACCAAATGTTGAGGGTGCAATAGGTCTGGCTGCTGCGGTCGACTATCTGCAGCAGATAGGCATGCATATTGTCAGGAGACATGAAGTTAAATTAACAGAGTACGCTCTGGATGTACTCGTATGTATAGATGGGATTACGTATTATGGTCCAAGATCTCCGGAAAAAAGATGCGGAATAGTGTCCTTTAACCTAAAGGGCGTACACCCTCACGACGTTGCAATGTTTTTAGATAACGAAGGGATCGCTATAAGGGCGGGTCATCATTGTGCAATGTTACTTCATAGCAAACTTGGCATTATCGCATCTGCCAGAGCAAGCTTTTACATTTACAACATTCCATCGGAGATAGATCTGCTAACCAGCAGCTTAGAAAAGATAAAGAAAATACTGACAGAATGA
- a CDS encoding iron-sulfur cluster assembly scaffold protein: MSEDFPKCILDHYRKPRNYGEMKDADVIVKDSNKLCGDYVEIYLKFDGNKISAISFKGQGCMVSQASASTLTEFVKGKEVEDVLKLTKHDVTNILGLKLGPVRMRCAVLPLMALKKGIKSYLNKR, encoded by the coding sequence TTGTCAGAAGATTTCCCAAAGTGTATTCTTGATCATTATAGAAAACCAAGAAACTATGGAGAGATGAAGGACGCAGATGTTATAGTAAAAGATTCTAACAAGCTATGCGGTGATTACGTGGAGATCTATTTAAAATTTGATGGAAACAAAATTTCTGCCATATCCTTTAAAGGTCAAGGATGTATGGTGAGTCAAGCTTCGGCGTCGACGCTGACAGAGTTTGTGAAAGGTAAGGAAGTAGAAGATGTGTTAAAGCTTACGAAACACGACGTAACGAATATATTGGGCCTGAAACTCGGTCCCGTGAGAATGAGGTGCGCAGTGTTGCCGCTCATGGCATTAAAGAAAGGTATTAAGTCCTATCTAAATAAGAGATGA
- a CDS encoding manganese efflux pump MntP family protein translates to MDLITTFLIAVGLAMDCFSVAIAGGTMGRSCISTAFKVGISFGSFQTFMPLLGWLLGKSLMEVVSAFDHWVAFGLLGFVGCKMIYEAFRKDHENMTLNFRNLLILSIATSVDAFSVGIAIGFLTASIIISIFIFGFMTFVLSFLGILIGGMFERIFGKRTQIIGGIILIVIGIEILLEHTIFA, encoded by the coding sequence ATGGACCTCATAACGACATTCCTTATAGCTGTTGGTTTAGCTATGGACTGCTTTTCCGTCGCAATCGCAGGCGGTACGATGGGAAGATCGTGTATAAGCACAGCTTTTAAGGTAGGCATATCTTTTGGTTCGTTTCAAACGTTCATGCCTTTACTTGGATGGCTTTTGGGTAAAAGTTTGATGGAGGTTGTATCAGCTTTCGACCACTGGGTTGCGTTCGGTCTTCTCGGTTTCGTTGGCTGTAAGATGATCTACGAAGCTTTCCGGAAAGATCACGAAAACATGACCCTAAACTTTCGAAACTTACTCATACTTTCAATAGCTACGAGTGTTGATGCATTTTCCGTTGGGATAGCCATCGGATTCCTAACAGCGTCAATCATAATATCCATATTCATCTTCGGTTTTATGACGTTCGTTCTTTCTTTTCTAGGCATACTCATCGGAGGTATGTTCGAGCGCATTTTTGGTAAAAGGACACAAATTATAGGCGGGATCATTCTCATAGTTATTGGAATAGAGATACTCTTAGAGCACACAATTTTTGCTTAA
- the leuS gene encoding leucine--tRNA ligase, with protein MSEKRNGSMDSPVAYEAKWARLWREARIFEADPIRDKPKFFICVPYSYQNGPLHLGHAFTFTRGDSYARFRRMQGFNVLFPWSWHWTGEAVAGTSERLKRGDPAIIRLLRDIDKVPEELIPRFTDPAFICKYYTAENRKVVDSMGFSVDWRREFYTTDLHPYYSKFIHWQYLKLREKSFVSRGEHPVVWCPTCQSATGDHDRLIGEGIVPEEYTLVFFRYADFYLAAGTLRPETIFGATNVWLNPNAEYVLIEYNTKKILVSKKAAEKLAEQKHAVNILKSINAKELMGKKCKAPITDAELPILPANFVDPNVVSGVVYSVPAHAPYDYIALLDLQKNTSIDSELSKLLNPISIISVPGYGEFPAVEIVKKMGILSQDDERLEEATKEIYSKEFHEGIMKDNCGEYSGLPVKVARDAVKERLISTGLGDIMYDLPAKVVCRCGTECLVKIVKDQWFLTYSNPEWKEKVKMHIMKMDIFPEEARQWFLNVVDWLRDWACTRKTGLGTPLPWDNSWMVETLSDSTIYPALYTISKYMNNGTVKPEQLTPEVFDYVFLEIGDLKTISKETKIPENVLKSMRDEFLYWYPVDCRISAKELVPNHLTFYIFQHVALFDENLWPRCIGVNGMITIEGEKMSKSKGNMIPIKTALAKYGADATRCTLLLAAEGMDDPDWRDKNAQEVRKMLDLFLKIIDEASSSELDMSENRLDRWLISRMFRRIKNVTEAMESLKTRTACHEALYGMYNDWKWYTRRRKKLSRSALRFLDTWIRLLAPFTPFTAEEAWFKLGREGFVSLARWPDYHPEEVDELAEVAEDLLAKLLRDVREIIEVTEGKPNKVHVYTSSTWKLGVLSVILNFNLKDVMKDPGAAIKESLKNFPEKKKEIPLFVKKMIEYISTFSSEIPKNVLLELALQEKRLYEEAKSFLESEIGCPFCIWVEDEQGIYDPLGKSKQALPLRPGIFVEMNP; from the coding sequence TTGTCAGAAAAGAGAAACGGTTCCATGGATAGTCCAGTAGCGTACGAGGCAAAGTGGGCTAGACTATGGCGAGAAGCTAGAATATTCGAGGCCGACCCAATTAGGGACAAACCGAAGTTCTTCATCTGTGTACCTTATTCGTACCAGAACGGCCCTTTACACCTTGGACATGCCTTCACGTTTACACGGGGCGATAGCTACGCAAGGTTTAGACGGATGCAAGGTTTCAATGTGCTTTTTCCTTGGTCCTGGCACTGGACGGGAGAAGCAGTTGCGGGTACGAGTGAACGATTAAAACGCGGCGATCCAGCCATAATAAGGTTACTGAGAGACATAGACAAAGTCCCAGAGGAGTTAATACCGCGCTTTACAGATCCTGCATTCATCTGTAAATATTATACGGCTGAGAATAGAAAGGTCGTCGATTCTATGGGTTTTTCCGTTGATTGGAGAAGGGAGTTCTACACGACAGATTTACACCCTTACTACAGCAAGTTTATCCATTGGCAATACTTAAAACTCCGCGAAAAAAGTTTCGTCAGTAGAGGCGAGCATCCCGTAGTATGGTGTCCTACATGTCAAAGCGCAACAGGAGACCACGACAGGTTAATTGGTGAGGGCATAGTACCCGAAGAGTATACGCTCGTCTTTTTCAGATATGCTGATTTTTATCTAGCAGCCGGTACGCTAAGACCCGAAACAATATTCGGTGCTACTAACGTTTGGCTTAATCCCAATGCTGAATATGTATTAATCGAATATAATACCAAGAAAATTTTGGTGAGCAAAAAAGCGGCAGAGAAATTAGCAGAGCAAAAACACGCAGTTAACATCTTAAAATCAATTAACGCAAAAGAACTCATGGGCAAAAAATGCAAAGCTCCAATTACTGATGCAGAGTTACCCATACTTCCTGCTAATTTTGTTGATCCGAATGTTGTGTCCGGTGTTGTATATAGCGTACCGGCGCACGCACCTTATGATTATATAGCACTTCTAGATCTGCAAAAAAATACTAGTATTGATTCTGAACTCTCTAAACTCCTGAACCCAATATCGATAATAAGTGTACCGGGATATGGTGAATTCCCTGCGGTCGAGATAGTAAAAAAGATGGGTATATTAAGTCAAGATGACGAGAGGTTAGAGGAAGCGACTAAAGAAATCTACTCTAAAGAATTCCATGAAGGTATTATGAAGGATAATTGCGGTGAATATTCAGGTTTACCTGTAAAGGTTGCAAGAGATGCCGTTAAAGAAAGACTTATCTCAACAGGTTTGGGTGACATAATGTACGACCTTCCCGCCAAAGTTGTTTGTCGTTGCGGTACTGAATGTCTGGTAAAGATTGTAAAGGACCAATGGTTCCTCACTTACTCTAACCCCGAATGGAAGGAGAAAGTAAAGATGCATATAATGAAAATGGACATATTCCCTGAGGAGGCTAGACAATGGTTCTTGAATGTTGTGGACTGGCTTCGTGACTGGGCTTGCACGAGGAAGACGGGGTTAGGAACACCATTACCATGGGATAACTCATGGATGGTTGAAACATTAAGCGATTCTACAATATATCCCGCCCTGTATACGATCAGCAAGTACATGAACAACGGAACAGTAAAACCCGAACAGCTTACGCCAGAAGTTTTTGATTATGTTTTCTTGGAGATCGGAGATCTGAAGACTATCTCAAAAGAAACTAAAATTCCAGAAAACGTACTAAAAAGCATGAGGGACGAATTCCTTTACTGGTATCCTGTTGACTGCAGGATATCAGCTAAAGAGCTCGTACCCAATCATCTAACATTCTATATTTTCCAACACGTTGCTCTTTTTGATGAAAACCTTTGGCCTAGATGCATTGGCGTCAACGGCATGATAACGATCGAAGGTGAAAAAATGAGCAAGAGTAAGGGCAATATGATACCGATAAAGACAGCTTTAGCAAAATATGGAGCCGACGCAACTAGGTGTACACTCCTTCTTGCTGCAGAGGGTATGGACGACCCAGACTGGAGGGATAAGAACGCTCAAGAGGTAAGAAAGATGTTGGACCTATTCCTCAAAATAATTGACGAAGCTTCGTCTTCAGAGTTGGACATGAGTGAGAATCGGCTGGATAGATGGCTCATCAGCAGGATGTTTAGAAGGATTAAGAATGTAACCGAAGCCATGGAATCGTTAAAGACCAGGACAGCCTGTCACGAAGCTCTATATGGAATGTACAACGATTGGAAGTGGTACACGAGAAGAAGAAAGAAATTATCGCGATCAGCGTTAAGGTTCTTAGATACATGGATAAGGTTGCTGGCACCATTTACGCCATTTACAGCTGAGGAGGCCTGGTTCAAGCTTGGTCGCGAAGGTTTCGTATCTTTAGCCAGATGGCCTGATTATCATCCCGAAGAGGTTGATGAGTTGGCCGAGGTGGCAGAGGATTTACTAGCAAAGTTATTAAGAGACGTCAGGGAGATAATAGAGGTCACGGAAGGAAAACCAAACAAAGTTCATGTTTATACCTCTTCTACGTGGAAACTGGGTGTGTTATCCGTTATACTAAACTTTAATTTAAAAGATGTTATGAAAGACCCAGGTGCAGCAATCAAAGAATCTTTAAAGAATTTCCCAGAAAAGAAAAAAGAAATACCACTTTTTGTCAAGAAAATGATCGAATACATTTCAACATTTTCATCAGAAATTCCGAAAAACGTCCTCCTCGAGTTGGCCTTGCAGGAGAAAAGGCTATATGAAGAGGCTAAAAGTTTCCTAGAATCCGAGATTGGATGTCCATTCTGCATTTGGGTTGAAGATGAGCAAGGAATATACGACCCATTGGGAAAGTCTAAGCAGGCACTGCCGTTAAGGCCCGGGATATTCGTCGAGATGAATCCCTAA
- a CDS encoding DUF434 domain-containing protein — protein sequence MEDIQWIKNVWDRLIRAVEDTRYLLDRDYKRESVVNFVASRYVLDKMGRSILYRCVYSSKDVKKVREKAVSPHDLKGSGVVVDGFNVLNTLQSFVNGKLLVLCDDGVVRDISEVHGEFRPTGITEDLIRLSVRTLKELKVADTSFYYEMQISMSGEISALTRRILQEEGVEGSVKTEKSVDSALLRDKRIVITSDSVVIHRADRFFDLAGYIILREKPPNLISLRSF from the coding sequence ATGGAGGATATTCAGTGGATAAAAAATGTTTGGGATAGGTTGATTAGAGCAGTTGAAGATACGAGATACCTGCTGGACAGGGACTACAAAAGAGAATCTGTAGTCAACTTTGTAGCGAGCAGGTACGTCCTTGATAAGATGGGCAGAAGTATACTATATCGGTGCGTATATTCTTCAAAGGACGTTAAAAAGGTAAGGGAAAAGGCAGTAAGCCCACATGATTTAAAAGGTAGCGGCGTTGTAGTAGACGGTTTTAACGTACTGAATACCCTACAGTCATTCGTGAATGGTAAGCTACTGGTGCTTTGTGACGACGGTGTCGTAAGGGATATCTCAGAAGTTCACGGAGAATTCAGACCAACAGGTATAACCGAAGATCTGATAAGATTGAGCGTAAGGACTTTAAAGGAACTCAAAGTTGCGGACACTTCGTTTTATTATGAGATGCAGATAAGTATGAGTGGTGAAATATCAGCTCTCACGAGACGTATCTTACAAGAAGAGGGTGTTGAGGGCTCGGTAAAGACCGAGAAAAGCGTTGACTCTGCACTTCTCAGAGATAAACGTATAGTCATAACTAGCGATTCGGTCGTCATACATAGGGCGGATAGGTTCTTTGACTTAGCAGGTTATATCATTTTAAGAGAAAAACCACCAAACCTGATATCGTTAAGGAGCTTTTGA